TTTTCCCTCTTAAAAAGATGCCTAATCGTAATCATATGTCTGCACGATGCCTTGTTTTCTACACCCCTTGGGCGAGCTCGCGCGCTCATACAAGCGCACATGAACGCGCGAGCTTCATAAAGTGAGCTGAGGTCGGTTCAGCAGCGGTTTCTGCGGCGGACTGAGGGAtgaacttgactcttctgtaaaGGTCTTTAAAAACAGAAGGAAAACTGAAATTAATCCTCGTTACACATACTTTTTTGACTAGTTTATATAGCCTATTGTCTACATCATATTTCAGAATTGTTAAATATTCTTTATGGAATTAATTGTGGGAACGGATTCCTTCCTGGAATGTTTTGGCTCGCAAAATGCGTCGTTTTGTGTatcttttcttatttattttcgCTCCAGGTAAGACGACTATTTCATTAATAGACGAGGTATTTACATGCTAAACACATTACCTTATATGTCCATTAGCCATATTTTTAGATGAtttataaaaactgtatttaatatcgtttttaaatagtttatgtTATGATTTATCTAAAGCATATCcttgtaaaaatgtatcatggtaaTCTTAAAATTTACTGTAGTGGGCCCTCATCATCATAACATATAGGTACTGAATGTTTATGCACCACAGAATTCACACACGTGTCAAAAGTACCATGGTAATTctaggctactttttttttttttttttttttttggatatgcACATTGATAGTATGCTATTGGAATAAAAGTAGCAAGTGACATACTGTTCAAGTACAAAAGTACtgatactttaaaatataaaatggcaTTAAAAGTTGTTACCTAACTTTCAGGTAAAAATATGTAAAGTTTCTTAACTTATTGaaggtgatgatgatgatgttttctCTGTAGGTAACACACTGTTGAACTTGAATCAAGACTGTGGAGGTAAAATTCTTGGAGAGAGGAGCGGCTCAATTCGGTACTCTTTACACCCAAACAgccttttatttaacagaaTTACCAGTGACGGCACAGAAAAACTGTTGGATGTTATCTGCACTTGGATTATTGATGCTTACGAAAATCAGACTGTTTGGATAGAGGTCATTTCTGTTGGGAAAGGCGCTCGTATTGGAATTAAATTTGGGAATGGGAATACACTGATCTGTGAAAGAGAGGAGCGGGCGTTATTCTCTGGCACTGGGAGAACCATCATTGAATGGAGCTTGAGAAGGACTGATGAAACAACATTTGCCACATTACATCTGAGTAAGTCACTTAAGTACCATGCTAATAtcatattctttcaaaaacatatatttatacacatatacagtagtATATGTGAAAAGTATATGAACAGTACCCAGTGAGAAGGTTGTTGTATGTTTGTACATTTCCCTTAGTGTTGGATTCTTGTGTCTTGGATAATCTCGTAATTCCTGTTTCCATTCATCTTtgcgtgtgtgtttttctcAGGATGGAACACGTCAGAGGACAGTCACACTCTTGCTTTGATTCCTTACACCCACTCTGATGCTGACCCTGTGTCTGCCTCTCCAAATGGCTCAAACGATGTAACCTACACCCCTGACATTCCAGTGAGCAGCGATGCAGCCCACAAAACACATGCTCTCAGGGGTGAGAGTATACAGCAGGGCGGAGGTGTGTCTGACCTGGACGATAAGCGCAGACCTCTCTTTCCGCAGGAAATCACCAACAATGGACAGGAAACGGCTGGAGCCTGGATCTCCGACCTCGCACTCGCTGGCACACATTCTTATTCTGATACACAGACCAGCTCTGCCCTTGacacacacatgaacacacatacAATGTTGTCTAATGAACCTTCTTTGGCTCAGTCTGAAATCCAATCACCATTGGTTTCTGTACAAACTACACACAGACAGGCAACTGACATGgcaaaaacaagtgcacttttAACCACAAATGATGTTGCACACACTGAACTACATAGAGGAAGTTCACAGCACATACGTACACATGCATTTACCAAAATACAGCCCAAAACGACGAAAAGAGATGATCCGAGTTCAATATTTCCAACTTCCAGATTTATGACTGCAAGTCCGCATTATATTCAGCCATTCGACAAAACTTCTAAACACTTTCTTAGTGACAGTTCTTACAAGTCTAAAGCAACCACGGTGACGCTCCCAAATAGGGATGGGTTTACAATATCAGAGAATGTTGGGACGAGTCAGTTTGATTCGATACTTTGGAGTTCAAACACAATGACAGATGACAACCAACGTATATCATCAGAGATGGACAAGACAGATCGCTCTCCAAGGTCAACAAATGCAGATCAAAACATTACTAATCAAACAATCTATGATGATTCAGTACTCACTACTACTACGCCTGCAACAGTAGCCAAGTTTCCAAATGTTAATCAAACCCATAAATTAGCATTTGGTGATAGCGACACGGCTGAATACTCCAGATCTCCAAATGAGCCGCCAATAAATGTTACCACTGAGAATGAGCCAACAACTTCAGGCGAGTTCATGCAGTCTTCATATAACACACTTATGACTCCAACTTTGACTTCTTTGGAAGCATCAACCACCCACATCTCACACACCATCCAAAGTCAACACGATACAAGCACCCAAGAAACCAGCTCTGCATCTGTGTCAATCTCTTACCGGACGTCACACAACACTAATAAAATCAGTGCCTTCACCACCTTCCCAGCTACCATCCTTCCAGACCTGACCCCTACTGAGATTCCTAGCACCCCAGAAAGGAACAAGGATCTATCACCTTCTGAAAATGATTGTCTCGGTCTTGCATGCACTTCGTATTTACCGTCCACAGTACAAGGCAAACAAGAAAGCCCCATCACCAGCCCTGCAATCTCTTTGTCGAGTCCTAATGTGACTTCTGACCTCATGGTTGAAGACAGCACTACAGTGAGATTTGAGGACCACACTGATTTAGAAGAACTTGATGTGTCTCCATCACAAGTCCAGAATACCAACACAAAATCAAGTATGCATACTGAATTCCCTATATACACATCTACACCGCAGTATTCACCAACATCTTCTGAAAACACGCAGAGCAATGTGGGATTTTCCGATGTAACTGATATCAGTGAGATGAGTAGTGGTCAAACAGAAGGAAGAAGTCATTCGAGTCCTACTCAGACTAGTACGACAAGTTTGAAGACGACTCTTGGCTTAACTCCATTTAACGACATTCATACTAATGGCTTTACCGCCCGCACCATCGCCCCATTGAGTACTTCATCATTGGAAACCACAACTCCATACATTTCTCAGGTCAGTACAACTGTTCCAACAAGCACATCTGTTAGTACGACCACTCCACATTGGGAAACTAGAGAGACCTCTGTGGTTCACACACCTTCAATAACTACCCCTCAGATGAATCCACATGCCACATCCACAGAAATGACTTCAGTCCAGGTCCAGACAGACTTTCCAGTGCATAAACCCAGCACTGTCAGACCTCCACAACATATGACCACAAGCCCTTatctaattaaaacaaaagcacacacaGTATCTACACAAGCAGTGACTCAAACTTCTTGGATCCATTCTACTGCATCCAGCTTTGACAGGAAGTGGCCACATGGACGCCATTATTTTATAGTGAAGGACCAGCCAGCAATCATCAAGGGTGAGTAATGTATCTGTCACGTTTGCTTCTGAGACCCCTAATGTTTCACTTCTCCATGTTTCTTAGTAAACTTGAATCTTGTTTGTTTTCCTGAAAAACATTTGTTCTTCTGTTTTCAGAGAAAACATTTCAAGTACTCTTACAGATTGTCCTGGAAGGAGATTATGCCCCTAGTATGAGGTTGCTTGAGGTGAAACTATTTGAATTActttatatacactaccattcacatgtttgtgtgtgatttttaatgttttgaaagaagtcttctGTGCTCACCcaggctgtgtttatttgataaaaatacagtaaaaacagtaatattgtgaaatattattacaactgttttctatttgaatatatttcaaaatgtaatttattactgttattgtccTGTTATTGAATTgacagcatcattactccagtcttctaatatgatgatttggtgctcaagaaaatgcgtaatatttttgtggaatgcgtgatacattttttcaggattctttgatgaatagaaagttatgtatgaaatagaaatattttataacattataaatgtctttactatcactttttaatcaattgaatgcatGTGTCcttgatttctttcaaaaaaaaaaaaaaaaaaaaaatgaaagaaaaaagttaccaaccccaaacttttgaatttgtGTGTGGGCACACTCACATCAGCAGATGGTTGATGGTAATATGATTGTCATTGCTCTTCATCCACTCCTGCAGGTGGAGACATTTCTGCAGAGCCTTTCTGGGTTTCAGAATCAACATGTGACCTGGCACAGGTAAAAAGTTTTACTGACATATATATTTTCACTTAATCTATTTACATACACACTACGATAAATCATTGTGGGGTAGCTGAGAGACTAGACATGGCTTTAATGAACTTCATAATTCAATGAGGAAGAAGTTGTAATTGTAAaggaatgatttttttaaaagattttgtgACCCCTAAAGGATCATGATCAACTATAATAGAAATGCCAATGCAAAATCAAAACATgaatattcttttaaaacagactacatcataataatattattttataaaatgtattatgattttattaaacataaattattttttttataaattcagcagttaaaatataatacattttagagTATTTCAGGTACATCATTTAAGTCACAGTGGTTCAGCAGagaaaaagattattaaaacctgcatctaaaatatctaaatGGTGGATGACTTGTGTTAAATAAGTGTATTTGATGGATTCTGTTATGGATGTTTTCATCAGTGGCCCAGTTCTGCAAACACTAGTTCAGTTCCAAACAGTGGAAGCACTCTCCTGGCTGGGAAGGGTGGAGTCTCTGTTACAAGAGGCGGGGTTAAACCCACTCCCAAAGAAAGGAATACGTGTGGGTGGAGTTAGAGTGAAGAATATTACTGTGGGAGGTGAGTGTTGAATGATAAGATCTTAACAAGTTACATCTTTTTTAGATATCTTTCGCTTTTATTTCTCTCTCAACCAATCAGGCCACCTATCATACCTTAATacgtttgttttctttctttgtttcatTCCAAGGTTTGCAGACAGATGTTTGTGAATGGTTGTTTGAATGTCCATCTGGGTTCCAGTGTGTTTCTTCAAAGGGCAATGCCACCTGCACATCTGTGTGCCACGCTGAATACTGCAAACATCAGGGCATCTGTGTCCATCGCCTCGGGCAACAACCTGTCTGCCAGTAAGTTCCATGAAAAGTTATATGCAGTGTAGTTTTGCATTGtcagattttttatttgcaGCATACATCTGATCTTAATTGCAATTATTTTCTGGTCAAGACCTGTGCATTTATATGTGCATACTgattaaccctgtaaagcctgacatattaaataatattcagaaaaatatatgtatattgtttgtttttgatacatcaggcttttatggcttaTGTAGTATAAAATATTATGGAGTTCACACATGATTCTATTCAGAGGAACAAACTCAGTGTGTTTCAGTTTTTTGGTTTTGGTTCAGTTACTGAAATTTtaatggccaaaaaaaaaaattagatgaaattctgatagcttgtaatgtCAATCAACAAGATCTTCATAATAGTATAGCAGACTACATGAAACAtgaaatgcatgtaaatacatgaaatgcatataaatatcattTGTCACTCTATATCCCCCAGTACATTGATGATTGAGAGATGCACACATAaatgttcctcaaaagcctgTTGCATCATATttgaaacatacattttaacatgatttttctacAAGATGATGTTTAATCAAGTAAACCTAATTAGcatgaaatattactaacaatataaagagtatttttattttactttttaagaaGCAGTAAAGATTTCACAGTAAAAGGACACATGTACCACGATTTGAAGATGGTTTTACAATTATACCCaaaggccttttacttgctaaaaaggTATAAATCAGATGACAGAAAGCATGTAGTATACTGTGTACAACAGGGAGGTTTCCATCATTTTGATA
The genomic region above belongs to Onychostoma macrolepis isolate SWU-2019 chromosome 01, ASM1243209v1, whole genome shotgun sequence and contains:
- the si:ch211-14k19.8 gene encoding mucin-2, with product MRRFVYLFLFIFAPGNTLLNLNQDCGGKILGERSGSIRYSLHPNSLLFNRITSDGTEKLLDVICTWIIDAYENQTVWIEVISVGKGARIGIKFGNGNTLICEREERALFSGTGRTIIEWSLRRTDETTFATLHLRWNTSEDSHTLALIPYTHSDADPVSASPNGSNDVTYTPDIPVSSDAAHKTHALRGESIQQGGGVSDLDDKRRPLFPQEITNNGQETAGAWISDLALAGTHSYSDTQTSSALDTHMNTHTMLSNEPSLAQSEIQSPLVSVQTTHRQATDMAKTSALLTTNDVAHTELHRGSSQHIRTHAFTKIQPKTTKRDDPSSIFPTSRFMTASPHYIQPFDKTSKHFLSDSSYKSKATTVTLPNRDGFTISENVGTSQFDSILWSSNTMTDDNQRISSEMDKTDRSPRSTNADQNITNQTIYDDSVLTTTTPATVAKFPNVNQTHKLAFGDSDTAEYSRSPNEPPINVTTENEPTTSGEFMQSSYNTLMTPTLTSLEASTTHISHTIQSQHDTSTQETSSASVSISYRTSHNTNKISAFTTFPATILPDLTPTEIPSTPERNKDLSPSENDCLGLACTSYLPSTVQGKQESPITSPAISLSSPNVTSDLMVEDSTTVRFEDHTDLEELDVSPSQVQNTNTKSSMHTEFPIYTSTPQYSPTSSENTQSNVGFSDVTDISEMSSGQTEGRSHSSPTQTSTTSLKTTLGLTPFNDIHTNGFTARTIAPLSTSSLETTTPYISQVSTTVPTSTSVSTTTPHWETRETSVVHTPSITTPQMNPHATSTEMTSVQVQTDFPVHKPSTVRPPQHMTTSPYLIKTKAHTVSTQAVTQTSWIHSTASSFDRKWPHGRHYFIVKDQPAIIKEKTFQVLLQIVLEGDYAPSMRLLEVETFLQSLSGFQNQHVTWHSGPVLQTLVQFQTVEALSWLGRVESLLQEAGLNPLPKKGIRVGGVRVKNITVGGLQTDVCEWLFECPSGFQCVSSKGNATCTSVCHAEYCKHQGICVHRLGQQPVCQCPVGEDYWFMGQRCDLHMTRPRLVGMCFGVLVAVAAVMALLSYLIVRRFKSMLMQAKVEQTRSSYRRFNHFDELSARFWGRSWPGSEDSLDNPAFTRSDELLHLRALDRTCCYHDDTLSVVSTYHGSGTHLNTIYPHGSQYGWDLSNCSLADGVVDSGKASDLSVCSWPIEPIQWTPFPLLQQLNRSTTTVKASRPALTVKAWNL